The following proteins come from a genomic window of Aquimarina sp. MAR_2010_214:
- a CDS encoding efflux RND transporter permease subunit, producing the protein MLSYIINFSIRNKFIVLLFTTFIIGFGLYSLSQIPIGAVPDVTNNQVQVITTSRNLSTQDMEQFITYPVELEMANLPGVVEIRSVSKFGLSVVTIVFEDDMGTFLPRQLIAEKIKSASEKIPENFGTPEMGPITTGLGEIFQYILDVRPEFKDKYNAEELRTIQDWIVKRQLSGIPGVVEVNTWGGFLKQYEVAINTEKLNAMNITVHDIFKALEMNNSVSGGGYIEKVNQAFFYSWRRSCFLFERHQ; encoded by the coding sequence ATGTTATCATATATTATCAATTTTAGTATTAGGAATAAATTTATTGTTCTTTTATTTACAACATTTATTATAGGATTTGGATTGTACTCCTTATCTCAAATTCCTATTGGTGCTGTCCCTGATGTCACGAATAATCAGGTACAAGTGATTACAACATCACGTAATCTTTCTACACAAGACATGGAGCAATTTATTACCTATCCTGTAGAATTAGAAATGGCAAATTTACCTGGTGTTGTAGAGATTCGTTCTGTTTCAAAATTTGGATTATCGGTAGTGACCATTGTTTTTGAAGATGATATGGGAACCTTTTTGCCAAGACAACTTATCGCCGAAAAAATAAAATCTGCATCAGAAAAAATTCCTGAAAACTTTGGGACACCAGAGATGGGACCTATTACCACAGGATTAGGAGAAATCTTTCAATACATTCTTGATGTACGACCAGAGTTCAAGGATAAGTACAATGCAGAAGAGTTAAGAACAATACAAGATTGGATAGTAAAACGGCAACTCTCTGGTATTCCCGGTGTCGTTGAAGTTAATACCTGGGGTGGTTTCTTAAAACAATATGAAGTTGCTATTAATACCGAAAAACTTAATGCAATGAATATCACAGTGCATGATATTTTTAAGGCATTAGAAATGAATAATAGTGTTTCAGGTGGTGGTTATATCGAGAAAGTTAATCAAGCATTTTTTTATTCGTGGAGAAGGTCTTGTTTCCTCTTTGAGCGACATCAATAA